In Oryctolagus cuniculus unplaced genomic scaffold, mOryCun1.1 SCAFFOLD_115, whole genome shotgun sequence, a single genomic region encodes these proteins:
- the LOC103346414 gene encoding LOW QUALITY PROTEIN: zinc finger protein 665-like (The sequence of the model RefSeq protein was modified relative to this genomic sequence to represent the inferred CDS: deleted 1 base in 1 codon): MTPLVKYIMIKQWLPTNTPQINLSNYPVISHQRALLVMLLNLQVMTAFEDLAVYFTWEEWQKMNNAQKILYRDVMLETYSSLFSLGHCITKPDLIFKLERGEEPWIVDECLNLSLSVVMKRDDLIRINQESQDKNLNQDFMKNNKTSALKRIELRKTLSLNSSHVPTLIIKKGIYSGLKPEECNKCHTVYPPSGPDQLQAGEKFDNTKIPGKSLQFCEPPSQLDNIHIMKQPFGPTGQAKVFTRKMFCKSERVHMAENCNKSTVTFGKATQVEKAIHENSSLNMHQQTHTRKKFYKYIMYVEPVIHQSHLAINQRLNTREKLYTCKPCGKSLSFNSPSECNDCGKAFGQKSVLRKQQKVHRGEKPHECSVCGKAFGQKSNLIIHQQIHTGEKPHKCNNCGKSFGQKSNLIIHQQIHTGEKPHKCNDCGKAFGHKSNLLIHQRIHTGEKPHKCNDCGKAFGQKSDLIIHQRIHTGEKPHKCNACGKAFGQTSGLRKHQRIHTGEKPHKCNNCGKVFGHKSGLRKHQRIHTREKPHKCNDCGKAFGRKSELLIHQRTHTGEKPHKCNDCGKAFGRKSDLIIHQRIHTGEKPHKCNDCGKAFGQKSSLIMHQRIHTGEKPHKCNDCGKAFGQKSNLIIHQRIHTGEKPHKCNDCGKTFGQKSHLLIHQRIHTGEKPRKCNDCGKAFGRKSHLIIHQQIHTGEKPHKCNDCGKAFGHKSGLRKHQRIHTGEKPHKCNDCGKAFFYKLYSYQNIHTGQEPYESSKCGKAFINHVVNFVV, from the exons GTGATgacagcatttgaagacctggctgtgtactttacatgggaggaatggcagaaaatgaacaatgctcagaaaatcctgtacagagatgtgatgctggagacctacagcagcctgttctccttgg ggcactgcattaccaaacctgacttgatcttcaaatTGGAGCGAGGAGAAGAGCCATGGATCGTGGATGAATGCTTGAATCTGAGCCTTTcag tggtcatgaaaagggatgacctgattaggatcaaccaggaaagtcaggacaaaaatctgaatcaggattttatgaaaaataacaagacatcagctctcaagagaattgaattaagaaaaacacttagtTTAAATTCAAGCCATGTTCCAACACTGATTATTAAAAAGGGAATCTATTCAGGATTGAAGCCTGAGGAATGCAATAAATGTCACACTGTGTATCCCCCcagtgggcctgatcaactacaggctggagagaaatttgataacactaagatacctggaaaatctctccagttctgtgagcctCCTAGCCAGCTTGACAATATTCACAtcatgaagcagccatttggacccACTGGACAAGCAAAAGTCTTCACAAGAAAGATGTTCTGTAAATCTGAGAGGGTTCATATGGCAGAAAACTGTAATAAGTCAACTGTCACTTTTGGAAAAGCAACGCAAGTAGAAAAAGCTATCCATGAAAATTCTAGCCTCAATATGCATCAACAaactcacacaagaaagaaattttataagtacattatGTATGTTGAACCTGTCATTCACCAGTCACATCTTGCAATAAACCAGAGACTAAATACAAGGGAAAAACTTTacacatgtaaaccttgtggaaaatcactcagttttaattcaccttctgaatgtaatgactgtggaaaagcctttggacaaaagtcagtccTCAGGAAACAACAGAAagttcacagaggggagaaacctcatgaatgtagtgtctgtggaaaagcctttggacaaaagtcaaacctcatcatacaccagcaaattcacacaggggagaaacctcataaatgtaataactgtggaaaatcctttggacAAAAAtcaaacctcatcatacaccagcaaattcacacaggggagaaacctcataaatgtaatgactgtggaaaagcctttggacacaagtcaAACCTCCTcatacatcagcgaattcacacaggagagaaacctcataaatgtaatgactgtggaaaagcctttggacaaaagtcagacctcatcatacaccagcgaattcacacaggggagaaacctcataaatgtaatgcctgtggaaaagcctttggacaaacgtcaggcctcaggaaacatcagcgaattcacacaggagagaaacctcataaatgtaacaactgtggaaaagtctttggacacaagtcaggcctcaggaaacatcagcgaattcacacaagggagaaacctcataaatgtaatgactgtggaaaagcctttggacgaaagtcagagctcctcatacaccagcgaactcacacaggggagaaacctcataaatgtaatgactgtggaaaagcctttggacgaaagtcagacctcatcatacaccagcgaattcacacaggggagaaacctcataaatgtaatgactgtggaaaagcctttggacaaaagtcaagcCTCATCAtgcatcagcgaattcacacaggagagaaacctcataaatgtaacgactgtggaaaagcctttggacaaaagtcaaacctcatcatacaccagcgaattcacacaggggagaaacctcataaatgtaatgactgtggaaaaacctttggacaaaagtcacacctcctcatacaccagcgaattcacacaggggagaaacctcgtaaatgtaatgactgtggaaaagcttttggacgaaagtcacacctcatcatacaccagcaaattcacacaggagagaaacctcataaatgtaacgactgtggaaaagcctttggacacaagtcaggcctcaggaaacatcagcgaattcacaccggagagaaacctcataaatgtaatgactgtggaaaagcctttttctATAAGTTATACTCATATCAAAAC ATTCATACAGGGCAGGAACCTTATGAATCTAGtaagtgtggaaaagcctttataaaTCATGTTGTGAATTTTGTGGTATGA